In one window of Zingiber officinale cultivar Zhangliang chromosome 11A, Zo_v1.1, whole genome shotgun sequence DNA:
- the LOC122032206 gene encoding uncharacterized protein LOC122032206 yields MAVVITEELKAKSEVYYGDEICREKSKFLLQEVNLPRGLLPLRDIIECGYDKETGFVWLKQEQKIEHVFTKIGRKVTYAPEITAYVEKNKIKKVVGVKTKELLLWLTVEEISVTDKAPENVTFTTSAGLFKTYKRSAFELEEEEKKKMNIEDEIEKIKLSPLAPAPAPEQASEVVANK; encoded by the exons ATGGCGGTTGTCATCACCGAAGAGTTGAAGGCGAAGTCGGAGGTTTACTACGGCGATGAGATTTGCCGGGAGAAGTCTAAGTTCCTCCTTCAAGAAGTGAACCTCCCTCGCGGCCTCCTTCCTCTTAG GGATATCATTGAGTGTGGGTACGATAAGGAGACGGGTTTTGTGTGGCTAAAGCAAGAGCAAAAGATTGAGCATGTGTTTACGAAGATCGGGAGGAAGGTGACCTATGCGCCCGAGATCACGGCCTATGTTGAGAAGAACAAGATCAAGAAGGTGGTCGGTGTGAAGACGAAGGAGCTGCTGTTATGGCTGACGGTGGAGGAGATCTCGGTGACCGATAAAGCGCCGGAGAATGTCACCTTCACAACCTCGGCCGGGCTTTTTAAGACCTACAAGAGGTCGGCCTTTGAGctcgaggaggaggagaagaagaagatgaacatagAGGATGAAatagagaagatcaagctttctCCCTTAGCTCCGGCACCGGCGCCGGAGCAAGCTTCTGAGGTGGTGGCCAACAAGTGA
- the LOC122032864 gene encoding transcription factor JAMYB-like has product MEELRRGPWTVEEDLLLVQVVAEHGEGRWNARASHAGLKRSGKSCRLRWLNYLRPDVRRGNITAEEQLLILELHCRFGNRWSKIAQHLPGRTDNEIKNYWRTRVQKHAKQLRCDIDSKTFQDIVRFVWMPRLLERIHVDHDRTIGTSLITASEEHSNFTNPNSTVVQVRGDQRDDKVNTETTNGDFAIGYEEENWDIEQDGWTINDLLNEYKWDIEN; this is encoded by the exons ATGGAGGAACTCCGGAGAGGGCCGTGGACGGTGGAGGAGGATCTCTTGCTCGTCCAGGTCGTGGCGGAGCACGGCGAGGGCCGGTGGAACGCGCGGGCGAGCCACGCAG GGTTGAAACGTAGCGGGAAAAGTTGTAGACTACGTTGGCTCAATTATCTTCGCCCTGATGTTCGGCGTGGTAACATCACCGCGGAGGAGCAGCTCCTCATCCTGGAGTtgcattgccgtttcggaaatcg GTGGTCGAAAATAGCTCAACACTTACCGGGAAGGACTGATAATGAAATAAAGAACTATTGGAGGACTCGTGTGCAAAAGCATGCGAAGCAACTCCGTTGCGACATCGACAGCAAGACATTTCAGGACATCGTACGCTTTGTATGGATGCCACGCCTCTTGGAGCGCATCCACGTGGATCACGATCGCACCATTGGAACGTCGTTGATAACTGCATCAGAAGAGCACTCAAACTTTACTAACCCTAATTCGACTGTTGTACAAGTTCGAGGAGATCAACGGGACGACAAAGTAAATACAGAGACGACTAACGGAGATTTTGCTATCGGTTATGAAGAAGAGAATTGGGACATTGAACAAGATGGATGGACCATAAATGATCTATTGAACGAGTATAAATGGGACATCGAAAATTAG